ATTTTATTCTTGTAGCTAGGAACGTGCTGCTGGGAACAAACTCCTGTATATGCACCCTGGAAATTGGAAATGCAACTTTGAAATGTGCATCATAGTATAAACGAATTTAACACTGGAAAACACAGAGAAAGAGCAATTTTATATCTACTCCACATTCATCAACGATTGAATATTTATGACTTACAATGTACAAGCAAGCTTCAACAAAATGCCATGATTACCCACTTAAACAGGACAAAAACATTGAATAGTATGTTAAATGCTAAATGTTGTTTGATGATAAGTAGCagcttcttttcattttttaattttcaagatCGAAAGAAGAGGTTGTACTTGATTTTCTCAATTATTCACTCCTTGCCAAGGGAAGAAATAAAAGCAGTGTTGTTCTCGATCTTATATAATCTAATATCTATCACACCAAGTCCCATGGAGTTGAtctgtaatagtccaagcccaccgctagcaaatattgtcctNNNNNNNNNNNNNNNNNNNNNNNNNNNNNNNNNNNNNNNNNNNNNNNNNNNNNNNNNNNNNNNNNNNNNNNNNNNNNNNNNNNNNNNNNNNNNNNNNNNNNNNNNNNNNNNNNNNNNNNNNNNNNNNNNNNNNNNNNNNNNNNNNNNNNNNNNNNNNNNNNNNNNNNNNNNNNNNNNNNNNNNNNNNNNNNNNNNNNNNNNNNNNNNNNNNNNNNNNNNNNNNNNNNNNNNNNNNNNNNNNNNNNNNNNNNNNNNNNNNNNNNNNNNNNNNNNNNNNNNNNNNNNNNNNNNNNNNNNNNNNNNNNNNNNNNNNNNNNNNNNNNNNNNNNNNNNNNNNNNNNNNNNNNNNNNNNNNNNNNNNNNNNNNNNNNNNNNNNNNNNNNNNNNNNNNNNNNNNNNNNNNNNNNNNNNNNNNNNNNNNNNNNNNNNNNNNNNNNNNNNNNNNNNNNNNNNNNNNNNNNNNNNNNNNNNNNNNNNNNNNNNNNNNNNNNNNNNNNNNNNNNNNNNNNNNNNNNNNNNNNNNNNNNNNNNNNNNNNNNNNNNNNNNNNNNNNNNNNNNNNNNNNNNNNNNNNNNNNNNNNNNNNNNNNNNNNNNNNNNNNNNNNNNNNNNNNNNNNNNNNNNNNNNNNNNNNNNNNNNNNNNNNNNNNNNNNNNNNNNNNNNNNNNNNNNNNNNNNNNNNNNNNNNNNNNNNNNNNNNNNNNNNNNNNNNNNNNNNNNNNNNNNNNNNNNNNNNNNNNNNNNNNNNNNNNNNNNNNNNNNNNNNNNNNNNNNNNNNNNNNNNNNNNNNNNNNNNNNNNNNNNNNNNNNNNNNNNNNNNNNNNNNNNNNNNNNNNNNNNNNNNNNNNNNNNNNNNNNNNNNNNNNNNNNNNNNNNNNNNNNNNNNNNNNNNNNNNNNNNNNNNNNNNNNNNNNNNNNNNNNNNNNNNNNNNNNNNNNNNNNNNNNNNNNNNNNNNNNNNNNNNNNNNNNNNNNNNNNNNNNNNNNNNNNNNNNNNNNNNNNNNNNNNNNNNNNNNNNNNNNNNNNNNNNNNNNNNNNNNNNNNNNNNNNNNNNNNNNNNNNNNNNNNNNNNNNNNNNNNNNNNNNNNNNNNNNNNNNNNNNNNNNNNNNNNNNNNNNNNNNNNNNNNNNNNNNNNNNNNNNNNNNNNNNNNNNNNNNNNNNNNNNNNNNNNNNNNNNNNNNNNNNNNNNNNNNNNNNNNNNNNNNNNNNNNNNNNNNNNNNNNNNNNNNNNNNNNNNNNNNNNNNNNNNNNNNNNNNNNNNNNNNNNNNNNNNNNNNNNNNNNNNNNNNNNNNNNNNNNNNNNNNNNNNNNNNNNNNNNNNNNNNNNNNNNNNNNNNNNNNNNNNNNNNNNNNNNNNNNNNNNNNNNNNNNNNNNNNNNNNNNNNNNNNNNNNNNNNNNNNNNAAAATGCGAGTTAGAAATACACGAACAATCTAAGAACGGACCTTGAAAATGTCTTTAAGCGGAGTCGTTGAGAACTTGGAGGAGACACCTTCGTCCCAGCTCCGAGCCTTCTGGAGAGCAGCATCCGGTGCGGCGGATACGATATCAGTCCCGACCGCCACCGCCGCAAAGGCTCGTGATGAAGCTCGGATTCGCATAGATTCAACCAGCGAGCTCATTGCGGAGGCGTTGACACGCTTCAGAATTGCGGAAGCCATGGATAACCCTAGCTGATACAAGATCCTCGACtatcaaattgaagaatacCACTTGGTGGCCGTGAATTAGTTGATGATAGACAGATTTCGCCGGAAAATTGGAAGGAAATGGGCGATTAGGCACAGTGGCTTATGAAGAAGAAGCTCTCATCGAACTCTAAATTTACGCCTGGGCTTGAAGAACACGCGATTTTGGGTATGGGCTTTAATTGGTGGATCTTGACCTACATATTAGGCCCAAAACTAATTGGGCCATGTGGAAGCCCAAATAGatgcagtgggcttgggcttaggaggttatatcaatttaaatggtaatttttgcaaatttataattaaatcaattaaactcCTAATTTTTTTACGAGTAAAGTTACTTTCTACTTCAAATAATTAAcgattttatatatatatatatttatttatttataatatattaaaacataataaaaattctgCATAACTTTATTTCATAAGGGACATAACCAGCATATCACTATCTCACATGaactaatataataaataattaaatgttaataCACAAATAAAACTTAGAAATATTTAGAAAGGATAAAGAAAATGTCTAAGCTCAACTCTTTTTGGGCTTAAAATAATAGGTCGAGGACGGTTGAGAATTGAGCCTCTTATTTTCCGACTTGATTCTGTAGCCCACGACATTTCTATGCTTCCTCTTTGGTGATGGCAACCGTGTCGGGATGAAAACTCC
This region of Cucurbita pepo subsp. pepo cultivar mu-cu-16 unplaced genomic scaffold, ASM280686v2 Cp4.1_scaffold002049, whole genome shotgun sequence genomic DNA includes:
- the LOC111786581 gene encoding peroxiredoxin-2F, mitochondrial-like; its protein translation is MASAILKRVNASAMSSLVESMRIRASSRAFAAVAVGTDIVSAAPDAALQKARSWDEGVSSKFSTTPLKDIFKGAYTGVCSQQHVPSYKNKMDEFKAKGIDSVICVS